Proteins found in one Miscanthus floridulus cultivar M001 chromosome 4, ASM1932011v1, whole genome shotgun sequence genomic segment:
- the LOC136549097 gene encoding zinc finger BED domain-containing protein RICESLEEPER 4-like: MAEDDGELSPGMAPEGENDDDIRDDAAALFGVDLRDGDGGEGATASANPVGSNSNDSVPSIAAAGNGKVGKRKSPVWDGFEEIFETVNGVQICTKAKCKMCKSTLSARSSAGTGHLKRHQNSSRTELCRLIARLDLPLGIGDTDAFEEYIQRAHNPRFRRVSRQSTTRDLRALFTEHRNMLNNHVLSGASSVALTSDIWSGNTKEYYISVVAHYVSADWVLV; the protein is encoded by the exons atggctgaagacgatggcGAGCTTTCGCCTGGCATGGCCCCTGAGGGCGAGAACGATGACGACATTCGTGATGACGCTGCTGCGTTGTTCGGTGTCGATCTTAGAGACGGcgacggtggtgaaggggcgacgGCGTCTGCGAACCCGGTCGGCTCCAACTCCAACGACTCTGTTCCATCTATTGCTGCTGCTGGTAATGGTAAGGTTGGTAAGCGCAAATCTCCTGTCTGGGATGGTTTTGAAGAGATATTTGAGACTGTGAATGGAGTACAGATTTGCACTAAAGCTAAATGTAAAATGTGTAAGTCAACCTTGTCTGCTAGATCTAGTGCTGGCACTGGTcacttgaagaggcaccagaACTCTT CTAGAACTGAACTCTGCagattgattgctaggcttgatttgCCTTTGGGTATTGGTGATACAGATGCATTTGAGGAGTACATTCAacgtgctcataaccctaggtttcgTAGGGTGTCTAGACAGTCCACCactagagaccttcgtgctctatttACTGAACATCGTAATATGCTTAATAATCATGTTTTGTCTGGTGCATCATCTGTTGCTTTGACATCTGACATATGGTCTGGAAATACTAAGGAGTACTACATTAGTGTAGTTGCTCATTATGTGAGTGCAGATTGGGTATTAGTGTAG